The nucleotide window AGCGGGTGGCCGCCCCCGGCTTCCTCGGCCGCATCGGCCGCGCTCTCTGGCCCTTTGGTCGCTGATGCCCATCACTCCTTTTTGACACGCCCTCCGGATTGTCCCAGAATTGGGTAACCCGGAATATTGGAATTCAACCAATCGTGACATTCCGACGACCTTTTCTGTGATTTCCCGAAAATCCTGCTAAGCCTCTCCCAGATCGCCCACCCGCGGAACCCTGCTCCCCATCCCTTACTTCTCATGATCTCCTATTCCCGCGAACCCCAGACCACCATCCCGACTTCGTCCGTGAAGATCGTCGGCCTCGGTGGTGCCGGCGCGAACATGCTCGAGCGCGTGGCCCTCGATGGCCTCGAAGGAGCCGAGTTGCTGGCCCTCAATACCGACATCCGCACCCTCTCGGCCTGTGTGGCGGGGGAGAAGATCCAGCTCGGCCGCAATCTCACCAAGGGCCTCGGCTCCGGCGGTGATCCGGACCTCGGCCATCAGGCGATCCTGGAAGCGGAGGACGAAATCCGCGCCTCGCTGAAGGGCCGCCGTATTGTTTTCCTCTGCACCGGCCTTGGTGGTGGCACCGGTTCCGGCGCTGCTCCGATCCTGACCCGCATCGCCCGTGAGGAAGGGGCCTTCGTGGTGGTGTTTGCCACCATGCCCTTCGCTTTCGAAGGCCGCCGCCGCCGTGAGCAGGCTGAGACCGCGCTCAACGAACTGGCCGTGCTCTCGAACGCGCTGGTCACCTTCGACAACAACCGCATGGGCGAACTGGTGCTCGCGAAGCAGGGCATCCACGAGGCCTTCTCCGCTGCGGACCGCATGATTTCCGAGTCGATCAAGGCGGTGATCCGCCTCGTCGTCCGCCCGGGCCTGATCAACGTCGGCTTGGATGACCTGATGAGCGCGCTGCGGACCACCCGCTCCCGCTGCCTCTTTGGCTCCGGCATCGCCCAAGGCAAGGACCGTGCCAGCCGCGCGCTGCGCAACGTGCTCGCCAGCCCGCTGCTCGACCAAGGCTCGCTGCTCAAGGAAGCGCGCACTGTGCTCATCCACCTTTGCGGTGGTGAGGACCTGACCCTTTATGAAATCGAGCTGCTGATGCAGCGCCTGCAGAAGTTCGTGCCGGAGCGCGCCCACGTGCTCTTCGGCGCGGCGGTCGATCCCACCATGGGCGACAGCTTGAGCATCACGCTCATCAGCGCCCTGCCGGAGGATTCCCTGGTCGCCGGTCCGCGCGATTCGCTGACCCGTGCGTCCGAAGAGCCGGTGCT belongs to Luteolibacter ambystomatis and includes:
- a CDS encoding cell division protein FtsZ, with protein sequence MISYSREPQTTIPTSSVKIVGLGGAGANMLERVALDGLEGAELLALNTDIRTLSACVAGEKIQLGRNLTKGLGSGGDPDLGHQAILEAEDEIRASLKGRRIVFLCTGLGGGTGSGAAPILTRIAREEGAFVVVFATMPFAFEGRRRREQAETALNELAVLSNALVTFDNNRMGELVLAKQGIHEAFSAADRMISESIKAVIRLVVRPGLINVGLDDLMSALRTTRSRCLFGSGIAQGKDRASRALRNVLASPLLDQGSLLKEARTVLIHLCGGEDLTLYEIELLMQRLQKFVPERAHVLFGAAVDPTMGDSLSITLISALPEDSLVAGPRDSLTRASEEPVLEPSDSYVAPTPQKKITPVLAEPVVVAVQPPVREVVKEPVSEPEFREEPALKPVERPVEKPVEKPRQAAPVSKPVAPASLFDDRPFAESIPVVQRKAEVVETVKPKPAPEPEPVAVEPVRPEPVLAEPEVEEEGPAPTPVAEEPALVPPPLPAKRVPDDFEDDEHDNPFTFAHHHEPLDLEEVEPDWLDDEATFPEPAAAKVDESELESEFEEEEFPKLTPPEPLKLRAKAPAGQGELSFEGGPRGRFEGESPNVFDGEDLDIPPFLRKKR